One Drosophila kikkawai strain 14028-0561.14 chromosome 3L, DkikHiC1v2, whole genome shotgun sequence genomic window carries:
- the LOC108075022 gene encoding peritrophin-48, translating into MMRASGILSLLFVASALGGVIEDFEYLSVEDMCGLLPQDTSLLRPSTCDNWVRCPNSLEAAVEQGACASGLYYDKDLGRCILASSAKCPYKGLGATEQAKNYCANETDGSFVVDPSSSDCRGYILCKNGKQIRANCPNELIFQPTSRSCVYETQYHCPKSSTKRSDPACRSLPNNTRLADPVHCDQYYECVSDLLHIRSCPALSAYDAALGYCVNVSEVACYETAALPEPENTFCLDEATGSARVGYFADDLSCAHYYICNKPKAGKHDTEPRHLSCPLGQYFDFEKLSCRDRLNVRCQLDRCVGTNLTYVNVAGDCQSYGRCSGGATVSTGLCPSGYYFDERNQGCSLTNYHYIACSA; encoded by the exons ATGATGAGAG CCAGCGGTATCCTGTCGCTGCTGTTTGTGGCCAGCGCCTTGGGCGGCGTGATCGAGGACTTTGAGTACCTGTCGGTGGAGGATATGTGCGGACTGCTGCCGCAGGACACGAGCCTGTTGCGTCCCAGCACCTGCGACAACTGGGTACGGTGCCCCAACAGCCTGGAGGCTGCCGTGGAGCAGGGAGCCTGCGCTTCCGGTCTCTACTACGACAAGGACCTTGGTCGCTGCATCTTAGCTTCGAGTGCCAAGTGCCCCTACAAGGGCCTAGGTGCTACGGAGCAAGCGAAGAACTATTGCGCCAACGAGACGGACGGCTCCTTCGTGGTGGaccccagcagcagcgactGCCGCGGCTACATCCTGTGCAAGAACGGCAAGCAGATCCGGGCCAACTGTCCCAATGAGCTGATCTTCCAGCCCACGTCCAGGTCCTGCGTGTACGAGACCCAGTACCACTGTCCGAAGAGCTCCACCAAGCGAAGCGATCCCGCCTGCCGCTCGCTGCCCAACAACACGCGCCTGGCCGATCCCGTCCATTGCGACCAGTACTACGAGTGCGTCAGCGATCTCCTGCACATCCGGTCCTGCCCAGCTCTGAGTGCCTACGATGCTGCTCTGGGTTACTGCGTGAATGTGTCTGAGGTGGCCTGCTACGAGACGGCCGCTCTGCCGGAGCCGGAGAACACCTTCTGCTTGGACGAAGCCACCGGATCCGCCCGCGTTGGCTACTTCGCCGACGATCTGTCCTGCGCCCACTACTACATCTGCAACAAACCCAAGGCCGGCAAGCACGACACGGAGCCCAGGCACCTGAGCTGCCCGCTGGGCCAGTACTTTGACTTCGAGAAGCTATCCTGCCGCGACCGCCTCAACGTGCGTTGCCAGCTGGACAGGTGCGTGGGCACCAACCTGACCTACGTGAACGTTGCGGGCGACTGTCAGAGCTATGGACGTTGCTCCGGTGGAGCGACCGTCAGCACCGGCCTTTGCCCGTCCGGCTATTACTTTGACGAGCGCAACCAAGGGTGCTCGTTGACCAACTACCACTACATCGCCTGCTCCGCCTAG
- the LOC108075023 gene encoding peritrophin-44 isoform X1 has translation MRGFDTRICALVACLLLASQASGYTMEQMCAQWSGTGYVGNPTNCRAWGYCQGQKLVGWGTCPDDYIFNSQKGICDYPYRTVCATSAVQTCTAATSPMYVADPSNCTQYGYCDGKGSISYGDCGVGGVYSASSRSCVWGPACPQSTICQFMLSDIYVGDPDNCGSWLSCNNGYGTPGTCGSGLTYNLVTGNCQKTNTCNGNTDSGSSNGQFTVGDTSSTICKDKTNGYEAAPALTGKSYRFVSDLTTCYGFYYCESATAVGVWNQCPTGTHFDPTIGKCVSPAAYACPYNRCGNVNSVFMTRLGTSCEGYTVCASGGIGSCPTKNPYYDEVYDICTATAPGFAICS, from the exons ATGAGAG GTTTCGATACGAGGATCTGTGCCCTAGTGGCCTGTCTTCTGCTGGCATCGCAGGCCAGCGGCTACACGATGGAGCAGATGTGTGCCCAGTGGTCGGGCACTGGATACGTGGGCAATCCGACCAACTGCCGTGCCTGGGGCTACTGCCAGGGCCAGAAGCTGGTCGGCTGGGGCACCTGTCCCGACGACTATATTTTCAACTCGCAGAAGGGTATCTGCGACTATCCCTACAGGACGGTCTGTGCCACCAGTGCCGTTCAGACATGCACGGCGGCCACCTCGCCCATGTATGTGGCCGATCCGAGCAACTGCACCCAGTATGGCTATTGTGACGGCAAGGGCTCCATCTCTTACGGCGACTGCGGTGTCGGCGGCGTCTACTCGGCCAGCAGCAGGTCATGCGTGTGGGGACCGGCCTGTCCGCAGAGCACCATCTGCCAGTTCATGTTGTCGGACATCTATGTGGGCGATCCGGACAACTGTGGCTCCTGGCTGAGCTGCAACAATGGCTATGGCACCCCGGGAACTTGTGGCTCCGGCCTGACCTATAACTTGGTCACCGGTAACTGCCAGAAGACGAATACGTGCAACGGAAATACCGATAGTGGTTCCTCCAACGGACAGTTCACCGTCGGAGATACAAGTTCTACCATCTGTAAAGATAAAACCAACGGATATGAAGCAGCACCTGCATTAACTGGCAAGTCCTATAGGTTCGTTAGCGATTTGACCACCTGCTATGGCTTCTACTACTGTGAGTCGGCTACTGCAGTTGGCGTTTGGAACCAGTGTCCCACCGGCACCCACTTCGATCCCACCATAGGCAAGTGCGTGTCGCCAGCCGCTTACGCTTGTCCCTACAACCGATGCGGCAACGTGAACTCCGTGTTCATGACCCGTTTGGGTACATCCTGCGAGGGCTACACGGTGTGCGCCAGCGGCGGAATTGGCTCCTGCCCCACCAAGAATCCTTACTACGACGAGGTCTACGACATTTGCACTGCCACCGCGCCTGGTTTCGCCATTTGCTCATAA
- the LOC108074989 gene encoding peritrophin-48, with the protein MPKSSLFGVLLGCIFLMTWQTSSAASTGEYEELCRLFKNGTQIRKPGTCDQYIKCVNGEGTVLTCTSGQSFSPSKNQCVDTLANSNKYCGNRCEGKDGEWVADPTECHRYFYCLNGEPHPGICPNSQHFNEANQACQHGVDSTCVDVNNICELVPSKTKFRNENDCAKYYECNSSESHTASTCITTKKRQYFDVESGSCVEPSTIECSAHSKSGICSKSTKATFVSDKATCRGYFYCQGLSPVIDLDPMWMQCKEGYFFDEDLQVCAPAAQVVCEYNRCEGRGTMLVASSSNNCHNYIRCVDSKTVEEETCHFDHFFDETIEACTPTIIYDKCCDDRD; encoded by the exons ATGCCGA aaTCAAGCCTTTTTGGAGTGCTTCTCGGATGCATTTTTCTAATGACTTGGCAGACATCGTCGGCGGCCAGCACCGGTGAGTACGAGGAGCTCTGCCGCCTGTTCAAGAACGGCACCCAGATCCGCAAGCCTGGAACCTGCGACCAGTACATCAAGTGCGTCAACGGCGAGGGCACTGTCCTTACCTGTACCTCCGGCCAGTCCTTCAGTCCCAGCAAGAACCAGTGCGTGGACACGCtggccaacagcaacaagtaCTGTGGCAACCGGTGCGAAGGCAAGGACGGCGAATGGGTAGCCGATCCGACTGAGTGCCACAGGTACTTCTACTGCTTGAATGGTGAGCCGCACCCGGGAATATGTCCGAATAGCCAGCACTTTAATGAGGCCAATCAGGCTTGCCAGCATGGCGTGGATTCGACGTGCGTCGATGTGAACAATATATGCGAGCTGGTGCCGAGCAAGACCAAGTTCCGGAACGAGAATGACTGCGCCAAGTATTACGAGTGCAACAGCTCCGAGAGCCATACCGCGAGTACGTGCATCACCACGAAGAAGCGACAGTACTTCGATGTGGAGAGTGGTAGTTGTGTGGAACCAAGCACGATCGAGTGCTCGGCCCACTCCAAGAGCGGCATCTGTTCCAAATCGACAAAGGCGACGTTTGTGTCCGACAAGGCAACCTGCCGGGGTTACTTCTACTGCCAGGGGCTGTCACCTGTAATTGACCTGGACCCTATGTGGATGCAGTGCAAAGAGGGATACTTTTTCGATGAAGATCTCCAGGTTTGTGCCCCGGCCGCCCAGGTGGTGTGCGAGTACAACAGGTGCGAAGGCCGAGGAACAATGCtggtggccagcagcagcaacaactgtcACAACTACATCCGCTGCGTCGACAGCAAGACAGTGGAGGAGGAGACATGTCACTTTGACCATTTCTTCGACGAGACCATCGAGGCCTGCACCCCCACGATCATCTACGACAAGTGCTGCGATGACCGTGACTGA
- the LOC108075023 gene encoding peritrophin-44 isoform X2 — translation MKGFDTRICALVACLLLASQASGYTMEQMCAQWSGTGYVGNPTNCRAWGYCQGQKLVGWGTCPDDYIFNSQKGICDYPYRTVCATSAVQTCTAATSPMYVADPSNCTQYGYCDGKGSISYGDCGVGGVYSASSRSCVWGPACPQSTICQFMLSDIYVGDPDNCGSWLSCNNGYGTPGTCGSGLTYNLVTGNCQKTNTCNGNTDSGSSNGQFTVGDTSSTICKDKTNGYEAAPALTGKSYRFVSDLTTCYGFYYCESATAVGVWNQCPTGTHFDPTIGKCVSPAAYACPYNRCGNVNSVFMTRLGTSCEGYTVCASGGIGSCPTKNPYYDEVYDICTATAPGFAICS, via the exons ATGAAAG GTTTCGATACGAGGATCTGTGCCCTAGTGGCCTGTCTTCTGCTGGCATCGCAGGCCAGCGGCTACACGATGGAGCAGATGTGTGCCCAGTGGTCGGGCACTGGATACGTGGGCAATCCGACCAACTGCCGTGCCTGGGGCTACTGCCAGGGCCAGAAGCTGGTCGGCTGGGGCACCTGTCCCGACGACTATATTTTCAACTCGCAGAAGGGTATCTGCGACTATCCCTACAGGACGGTCTGTGCCACCAGTGCCGTTCAGACATGCACGGCGGCCACCTCGCCCATGTATGTGGCCGATCCGAGCAACTGCACCCAGTATGGCTATTGTGACGGCAAGGGCTCCATCTCTTACGGCGACTGCGGTGTCGGCGGCGTCTACTCGGCCAGCAGCAGGTCATGCGTGTGGGGACCGGCCTGTCCGCAGAGCACCATCTGCCAGTTCATGTTGTCGGACATCTATGTGGGCGATCCGGACAACTGTGGCTCCTGGCTGAGCTGCAACAATGGCTATGGCACCCCGGGAACTTGTGGCTCCGGCCTGACCTATAACTTGGTCACCGGTAACTGCCAGAAGACGAATACGTGCAACGGAAATACCGATAGTGGTTCCTCCAACGGACAGTTCACCGTCGGAGATACAAGTTCTACCATCTGTAAAGATAAAACCAACGGATATGAAGCAGCACCTGCATTAACTGGCAAGTCCTATAGGTTCGTTAGCGATTTGACCACCTGCTATGGCTTCTACTACTGTGAGTCGGCTACTGCAGTTGGCGTTTGGAACCAGTGTCCCACCGGCACCCACTTCGATCCCACCATAGGCAAGTGCGTGTCGCCAGCCGCTTACGCTTGTCCCTACAACCGATGCGGCAACGTGAACTCCGTGTTCATGACCCGTTTGGGTACATCCTGCGAGGGCTACACGGTGTGCGCCAGCGGCGGAATTGGCTCCTGCCCCACCAAGAATCCTTACTACGACGAGGTCTACGACATTTGCACTGCCACCGCGCCTGGTTTCGCCATTTGCTCATAA
- the LOC108075025 gene encoding peritrophin-44, giving the protein MEKPKAFVGLALLLLLVQSFGIANGRDEDICRLFSNNTVIRDPDSCGQSITCINSVSHYSTCAGSTPFFDKDTGKCVKALTDDSSCAVSCEDAATQFVADPKSCYGYYYCSDQETALYGKCPTETHFNATTQTCTRLYESACTASSFEYCNIVKNSVNFDNLQGCNKYHVCEKGVLKDKTCASALYYQASTGTCVAKALVDCDAHPLPSNVCGTVKKPLENKFVTDAATCRGYFFCAKQADGTPDANPTWNQCPQDYFFDASSQTCKNPTSVACKWDRCDGRTATFVESATTGCREYLICSDGITQEEKSCGNYFFDQTKGACVPDVLTYAACK; this is encoded by the exons ATGGAAA AACCGAAAGCCTTCGTTGGCCtggcactgctgctgctgctggtccaGAGCTTCGGGATAGCTAATGGCCGAGATGAGGACATCTGCCGCCTGTTTTCCAACAACACCGTGATCCGTGATCCTGATTCCTGCGGCCAATCGATTACCTGCATCAATTCCGTGAGCCACTACAGCACCTGCGCGGGCTCGACGCCCTTCTTCGACAAGGACACCGGCAAGTGTGTGAAGGCCCTGACGGATGACTCCAGCTGTGCGGTGTCCTGCGAGGATGCGGCCACCCAGTTCGTGGCCGATCCCAAGTCCTGCTACGGCTACTACTACTGCTCGGACCAGGAGACGGCCCTGTACGGCAAATGTCCCACGGAGACCCACTTCAATGCCACCACCCAGACCTGCACCCGGCTCTACGAGTCGGCCTGCACGGCCAGCAGCTTTGAGTACTGCAACATCGTGAAGAACAGCGTGAACTTTGACAATCTTCAGGGATGCAACAAGTACCACGTCTGCGAAAAGGGTGTGCTGAAGGACAAGACCTGTGCCTCCGCCTTGTACTACCAGGCCAGCACAGGAACCTGTGTGGCGAAGGCTTTGGTTGACTGCGATGCCCATCCCTTGCCATCGAATGTTTGCGGCACCGTCAAGAAGCCGTTGGAAAACAAATTCGTCACGGATGCAGCCACCTGTCGCGGTTACTTTTTCTGCGCCAAACAAGCGGACGGCACTCCGGATGCGAATCCCACTTGGAATCAGTGTCCCCAGGACTACTTCTTTGATGCCTCCAGCCAGACCTGCAAGAATCCCACTTCGGTGGCCTGCAAATGGGATCGATGTGATGGTCGCACAGCTACTTTCGTGGAGAGTGCAACCACCGGTTGCCGCGAATATTTGATATGCTCGGACGGCATCACCCAGGAGGAGAAATCCTGCGGCAACTACTTTTTCGATCAAACCAAGGGTGCCTGTGTACCGGACGTCCTAACTTACGCCGCgtgtaaatga